The following proteins are encoded in a genomic region of Phragmites australis chromosome 9, lpPhrAust1.1, whole genome shotgun sequence:
- the LOC133929455 gene encoding pentatricopeptide repeat-containing protein At1g15510, chloroplastic-like, whose protein sequence is MTSRVQFAFPHPKPRGCHSPCAPPPPPPEMPPLPTKPALNPPLLLLPLALPSTPHSCPPEKRARCLSSAAPRAAVSAAATSSSEPSAALRDLCSHGQLAQALWLLESSAEPPEEDAYVALFRLCECRRAVESGLRACAHAHADEHHAWFSLRLGNAMLSMLVRFGEMWHAWRVFAKMPERDVFSWNVMVGGYGKAGFLEEALDLYYRMMWAGVRPDVYTFPCVLRSCGGVPDWRMGREVHAHVLRFGFGDEVDVLNALMTMYAKCGDVVAARKVFDSMAVMDCISWNAMIAGHFENDECSAGLELFFTMLEGEVQPNLLTITSVTAASGLLSDIAFAKEMHGLAVKRGFATDVAFCNSLIQMYASLGMMGQARTVFSRMDTKDAMSWTAMISGYEKNGFPDKALEVYALMEVNNVSPDDITVASALAACACMGLLDVGIKLHELAESKGFIGCIVVANALLQMYAKSKHIDKAIEVFKCMPEKDVVSWSSMIAGFCFNHRNFEALYYFRHMMADIKPNSVTFIAALAACSATGALRSGKEIHAHVLRCGIGSEGYLPNALIDLYVKCGQTGYAWAQFCAHGGKDVVSWNTMLTGFVAHGHVNPALSFFNQMVKIGEHPDEVTFVALLCACSRGGMVSEGWELFHSMTEKYSIVPNLKHYACMVDLLSRVGRITEAYNFINEMPITPDAAVWGALLNGCRIHRHVELGELAAKIILELEPNDAGYHVLLCDLYADTGRWDQLVRVRKTMREKGLDHDFGCSWVEIKGVVHAFLTDDQSHPQIIEINAVLHGIYERMKASGCAPVESHSSEDKEVSKDDILCGHSERLAVAFGLINTTPGTSISITKNRYTCQSCHRILNMISNIVRREITVRDSNQFHHFKDGSCSCGAEVYG, encoded by the coding sequence ATGACGAGTCGTGTACAATTTGCTTTCCCTCACCCAAAACCTCGCGGTTGCCACTCGCCATGcgcgcctcctccgccgcctcccgaGATGCCGCCGCTGCCCACTAAGCCCGCGCTGaaccctcccctcctcctcttgccGCTCGCCCTCCCGTCCACGCCCCACAGCTGCCCACCGGAGAAGCGGGCCCGCTGTCTCAGCTCGGCCGCTCCGCGCGCCGCCGTCTCCGCGGCGGCCACCTCCTCGTCCGAACCGAGCGCGGCGCTGCGGGACCTCTGCTCCCATGGCCAGCTCGCGCAGGCGCTCTGGCTCCTCGAGTCCTCCGCGGAACCGCCCGAGGAGGACGCGTACGTCGCGCTGTTCCGCCTCTGCGAGTGTCGCCGCGCGGTGGAATCCGGGCTGCGCGCGTGCGCGCACGCGCACGCGGACGAACACCATGCGTGGTTCAGCCTCCGCCTCGGGAACGCCATGCTCAGCATGCTCGTGAGGTTCGGGGAGATGTGGCACGCGTGGAGGGTATTCGCCAAAATGCCCGAGCGGGACGTCTTCTCCTGGAACGTCATGGTTGGCGGGTATGGGAAGGCCGGCTTCCTGGAGGAGGCGCTGGATTTGTACTACAGGATGATGTGGGCAGGTGTGAGGCCTGATGTCTACACGTTCCCCTGCGTGCTGCGGAGTTGCGGGGGAGTACCTGACTGGAGAATGGGCAGGGAGGTGCATGCACATGTTCTTCGGTTTGGGTTTGGAGACGAGGTTGATGTCCTGAATGCGCTCATGACCATGTATGCCAAATGCGGGGATGTTGTGGCTGCTCGGAAGGTGTTTGACAGTATGGCCGTGATGGACTGTATCTCATGGAATGCGATGATTGCTGGGCATTTTGAGAATGATGAGTGCAGCGCCGGGTTGGAGTTGTTTTTTACCATGCTGGAGGGTGAGGTGCAGCCTAACCTTTTGACGATAACCAGTGTGACTGCTGCATCAGGGTTGTTGTCTGACATAGCTTTTGCAAAGGAAATGCATGGGCTTGCAGTAAAGAGGGGTTTTGCCACTGACGTTGCATTCTGCAACTCTTTGATTCAAATGTATGCCAGTCTCGGAATGATGGGGCAGGCTAGAACAGTATTCTCAAGAATGGATACTAAAGATGCCATGTCATGGACAGCCATGATATCTGGGTATGAGAAAAATGGCTTCCCAGATAAAGCTCTTGAAGTGTATGCACTGATGGAAGTGAACAATGTAAGTCCTGATGATATTACTGTAGCTAGTGCCCTTGCTGCTTGTGCTTGTATGGGGCTTTTGGATGTTGGCATCAAGTTGCATGAGCTTGCTGAGAGCAAGGGATTCATAGGGTGCATCGTAGTTGCGAATGCACTCCTTCAAATGTATGCAAAGTCCAAGCACATTGATAAGGCTATCGAAGTTTTTAAGTGCATGCCTGAGAAGGATGTAGTGTCATGGAGTTCAATGATCGCAGGATTTTGCTTCAACCATAGGAACTTTGAGGCTCTTTACTATTTCCGGCATATGATGGCAGATATAAAACCCAATTCTGTCACTTTCATCGCTGCTCTTGCTGCTTGTTCTGCTACTGGGGCTTTGAGGAGTGGTAAGGAGATCCATGCACATGTTTTAAGGTGTGGTATTGGATCTGAAGGTTATTTACCCAATGCCCTTATAGACTTGTATGTGAAATGTGGCCAGACAGGCTATGCCTGGGCCCAGTTCTGTGCGCATGGTGGAAAGGACGTTGTGTCTTGGAATACCATGCTTACTGGTTTTGTTGCTCATGGGCACGTGAATCCTGCTTTATCGTTTTTCAATCAAATGGTGAAAATTGGAGAGCATCCAGATGAAGTTACATTTGTTGCACTATTATGTGCTTGTAGTAGGGGTGGAATGGTCAGTGAAGGCTGGGAGCTTTTTCATAGCATGACTGAGAAATACTCGATTGTTCCAAATCTCAAGCACTATGCATGCATGGTGGATCTTTTAAGTCGTGTTGGGAGAATAACAGAAGCTTACAACTTCATAAATGAAATGCCTATCACACCAGATGCTGCTGTTTGGGGAGCTTTGTTAAATGGATGCCGGATACACCGGCATGTTGAACTTGGGGAGCTTGCAGCAAAAATTATCCTTGAGTTAGAGCCAAACGATGCTGGATATCATGTTCTTTTGTGTGATCTATATGCTGATACTGGAAGATGGGATCAACTGGTTAGAGTGAGGAAGACCATGCGGGAGAAAGGATTGGATCATGACTTTGGATGTAGCTGGGTTGAAATTAAAGGAGTAGTCCATGCATTTCTTACAGATGATCAATCACATCCACAGATCATAGAAATAAATGCTGTTCTGCATGGCATATATGAGCGGATGAAAGCATCTGGTTGTGCTCCTGTTGAATCGCATTCTTCAGAAGATAAAGAAGTATCCAAGGACGACATCCTTTGTGGTCACAGTGAAAGACTAGCTGTTGCTTTTGGTTTGATCAATACCACACCTGGCACCTCCATTTCCATCACAAAGAACCGGTACACATGCCAGAGCTGTCACAGGATATTGAACATGATATCTAACATTGTTCGAAGAGAGATAACTGTTAGGGACAGTAATCAATTTCACCATTTTAAGGATGGAAGTTGTTCATGTGGAGCTGAAGTTTATGGATGA